In Drosophila yakuba strain Tai18E2 chromosome X, Prin_Dyak_Tai18E2_2.1, whole genome shotgun sequence, a single genomic region encodes these proteins:
- the LOC6524211 gene encoding dynein light chain 1, cytoplasmic — protein MSDRKAVIKNADMSEEMQQDAVDCATQALEKYNIEKDIAAYIKKEFDKKYNPTWHCIVGRNFGSYVTHETRHFIYFYLGQVAILLFKSG, from the exons ATGTCTGATCGCAAGGCCGTAATTAAAAATGCCGACATGAGCGAGGAGATGCAGCAGGATGCCGTCGATTGTGCGACACAGGCCCTCGAGAAGTACAACATTGAAAAG GACATTGCGGCCTACATCAAGAAGGAGTTTGACAAAAAATACAATCCCACATGGCATTGCATTGTCGGTCGCAACTTTGGATCGTATGTCACCCACGAGACGCGCCATTTTATCTACTTCTATTTGGGCCAGGTGGCCATTTTACTGTTTAAGAGCGGTTAA
- the LOC122319442 gene encoding ataxin-8 — MEMQQLPRQQPQQQQQQGQQSHFGASEDEDLEQKQQQPHNQSQKTQHQQQQQQQQLEEHLKDAEMMTDNPSEKQQQQQEQYQQKQSEDLDMELTDDQGVNDGENEQEAVDDEDDEDEEDEDDDGTIVEDSDATSCSSCRRAELEDNQQEQQTSSSPQ; from the coding sequence ATGGAGATGCAGCAGTTGCCCCGCcagcaaccacaacagcagcagcagcaggggcagcagtCGCATTTCGGGGCATCAGAGGATGAGGATCTAgagcagaaacagcaacaaccacataACCAATCACAGAAAACacagcaccaacaacagcagcagcaacaacaactagaAGAACATCTCAAAGATGCAGAAATGATGACCGATAATCCGAGCGagaagcaacaacagcagcaagaacAGTACCAACAAAAGCAATCTGAAGATTTGGATATGGAACTAACCGACGATCAGGGTGTAAACGATGGGGAGAATGAGCAGGAGGCAGtcgacgacgaggacgacgaagatgaggaggacgaggacgacgatgGCACCATCGTGGAGGACAGCGATGCCACAAGCTGCAGCAGTTGTCGTCGCGCCGAACTGGAGGATAACcagcaggaacaacaaacGTCTTCTTCTCCCCAATAA